One segment of Halococcus salifodinae DSM 8989 DNA contains the following:
- a CDS encoding dihydrodipicolinate synthase family protein, translated as MTDAASDDPVRTWCPLVTPLDGDEAVDHDALASLVSHVREGGVEGLVPCGTTGEFASLDAEEYRAVLETTVDAAGDAPVMAGTAATSVAETLHRIETARDAGVDIGLIVLPYFHTANDPEGNAEFVRRVADDAVLPLYLYNIPACTGQAIAPDVVKSVADHDRIHGLKDSSGDFNYFVETLRRTPDDFDCYQGFDSHLVPGMLQGGTGGINALSNVVPKVFTAGAAAAAGDVDAARRIGNEGIAPLFQQCVAHGFAPATKAALAERSILDDATVRPPLVEPGDEAREEIGEAVDIALDVVESVDLG; from the coding sequence ATGACCGACGCTGCCTCGGACGACCCGGTCCGTACCTGGTGTCCGCTGGTTACTCCCCTCGACGGGGACGAGGCGGTCGACCACGACGCGCTCGCGAGCTTGGTCTCGCACGTTCGCGAGGGCGGTGTCGAGGGGCTCGTTCCCTGCGGTACGACGGGGGAGTTCGCCAGTCTCGACGCCGAGGAGTACCGCGCGGTGCTGGAGACGACCGTCGACGCCGCCGGCGATGCGCCCGTCATGGCCGGCACTGCGGCGACGAGCGTCGCCGAGACGCTCCACCGGATCGAAACGGCGAGGGACGCCGGCGTCGACATCGGACTGATCGTCCTCCCGTACTTCCACACGGCGAACGACCCCGAGGGCAACGCGGAATTCGTCCGGCGCGTCGCCGACGACGCGGTACTTCCGCTCTACCTCTACAACATCCCGGCCTGTACGGGGCAGGCGATCGCCCCCGACGTGGTCAAGTCGGTCGCCGATCACGACCGGATCCACGGGCTGAAGGACTCGAGCGGCGACTTCAACTACTTCGTCGAGACGCTGCGCCGGACTCCGGACGACTTCGACTGTTACCAGGGGTTCGACAGCCACCTCGTCCCCGGGATGCTGCAGGGCGGTACGGGCGGGATCAACGCCCTCTCGAACGTCGTCCCCAAGGTGTTCACGGCCGGCGCGGCGGCGGCCGCCGGCGACGTCGACGCCGCTCGCCGGATCGGGAACGAGGGGATCGCGCCGCTGTTTCAGCAGTGCGTCGCCCACGGGTTCGCCCCGGCGACGAAGGCCGCGCTGGCCGAGCGGAGTATCCTCGACGACGCCACGGTGCGTCCGCCGCTGGTCGAACCCGGTGACGAAGCGCGGGAAGAGATCGGCGAGGCCGTCGACATCGCCCTCGACGTCGTCGAATCGGTCGACCTCGGCTGA
- a CDS encoding LUD domain-containing protein, with translation MSNVRIAGFGEALEDHGVSWARTDIEGFRSTLVDALVNPAVGVPLGYEGVSLDDAPVTVDPTPAELRAATTGVTPARLGVATYGSFLIDSDAKGSEPVSLYPERHVAVVRESDLVADLPAALDELGDAYAENPASAVFATGPSATGDMGALVEGVHGPKHVHAVVLENR, from the coding sequence ATGTCAAATGTACGCATTGCTGGGTTCGGCGAGGCGCTGGAGGACCACGGGGTCTCGTGGGCGCGCACCGACATCGAGGGGTTCCGTTCGACGCTGGTCGATGCGCTCGTCAACCCCGCCGTCGGCGTCCCGCTCGGCTACGAGGGGGTATCACTCGACGACGCGCCGGTGACGGTCGACCCGACGCCCGCGGAGCTACGCGCGGCGACGACGGGGGTCACGCCCGCCAGGCTCGGCGTCGCCACGTACGGGAGCTTCCTGATCGACTCCGACGCGAAGGGGTCGGAGCCGGTGAGCCTCTACCCCGAGCGTCACGTCGCCGTCGTTCGCGAGAGTGACCTCGTCGCCGACCTCCCCGCCGCGCTCGACGAACTCGGCGACGCCTACGCCGAGAACCCCGCGAGCGCCGTCTTCGCGACCGGCCCGAGCGCGACCGGCGACATGGGCGCGCTCGTCGAGGGGGTCCACGGGCCGAAGCACGTCCACGCCGTCGTCCTGGAGAATCGGTAG
- a CDS encoding LUD domain-containing protein, whose protein sequence is MSVDEPTDKAAHIRHLLATEREAVRENTSHFNRERYRASTEYEGYEELRGRAREIKEDAIERLPELIETVRESVEANGGTVYVADDAADANRYVEEVVRDDGDTVVKSKSMTTEEIDLNEALEAAGVDVYETDLGEFVVQVADEAPSHLVGPSLHRSSDDIAELFNDRFDPEEPLETAQELTEFARDYLGDRIVEADVGVTGANFVLAESGTITLVTNEGNGRKVAATPDTHVAVAGIEKLLPSIEELKPFTELIARAATGQDVPQYLSMLTPPSDSPSLDFDDPTTPLSKQGSEDREFHLVLLDNGRTEMREDPQLRETLYCIRCGACANSCANFQQVGGHAFGGETYTGGIATGWEAGVEGLDTAAEFNDLCTGCSRCVNACPVEIDIPWINTVVRDRVNRGADEGQFDHLVEGLTPDEEPGGMDLGKRFFGNFETAAKLGSATAPLSNWLANAGPVRAGMERVLGIDGRRDLPQFERETFRDWFEKRGGAAASTKRARETRAAGGSLVPRDEATREAIVYPDLYTNYVRPGRGRAAVRVLEALGVHVEVPDVPSSGRAPLSQGMVATADAKASRVFGALAEHLDAGRDVVVVEPSDLAMFRREYEKFLPDASHQRLSENSYEAVEYVFGLLENGGDADVLTGPDADDPGVAYHSHCQQRTLGAAAHTQAVLDRLGYDVVLSEAECCGMAGSFGYKRDYYELSMAVGEDLATEFGGVHGNRRVVASGTSCLDQLDDLLDRKPAHPVELLDPART, encoded by the coding sequence ATGTCCGTCGACGAACCCACTGACAAAGCTGCCCACATCCGTCACCTGCTCGCGACCGAGCGGGAGGCGGTCCGGGAGAACACGAGCCACTTCAACCGCGAGCGGTACCGGGCCTCGACCGAGTACGAGGGGTACGAGGAGCTCAGGGGCAGGGCACGGGAGATCAAGGAGGACGCCATCGAGCGCCTCCCGGAGCTGATCGAGACCGTCCGCGAGTCGGTCGAGGCCAACGGCGGCACGGTGTACGTCGCGGACGACGCCGCGGACGCGAACCGTTACGTCGAGGAGGTCGTCCGGGACGACGGCGACACGGTCGTGAAGTCGAAGTCGATGACGACCGAAGAGATCGACCTCAACGAGGCGCTCGAAGCCGCCGGCGTCGACGTGTACGAGACCGACCTCGGGGAGTTCGTCGTCCAGGTCGCCGACGAGGCGCCCTCCCACCTCGTCGGCCCCTCGCTGCACAGGTCGAGTGACGACATTGCGGAACTGTTCAACGACCGTTTTGACCCGGAGGAGCCCCTGGAAACGGCCCAAGAGCTCACCGAGTTCGCGCGCGACTACCTCGGCGACCGCATCGTCGAGGCGGACGTGGGGGTCACCGGTGCGAACTTCGTGCTCGCCGAGTCGGGGACGATCACGCTCGTCACCAACGAGGGGAACGGCCGGAAGGTGGCGGCGACGCCGGACACGCACGTCGCCGTCGCCGGAATCGAGAAGCTTCTCCCCTCTATCGAGGAACTGAAGCCGTTCACCGAGCTGATCGCCCGCGCCGCGACCGGTCAGGACGTCCCGCAGTACCTCTCGATGCTGACACCCCCCTCCGACTCCCCCTCGCTCGACTTCGACGACCCGACGACTCCGCTGTCGAAGCAGGGGAGTGAGGACCGCGAGTTCCACCTCGTCCTCCTCGACAACGGCCGGACCGAGATGCGCGAGGATCCCCAGTTGCGGGAGACGCTGTACTGCATCCGCTGTGGCGCCTGCGCGAACTCCTGTGCGAACTTCCAGCAAGTGGGCGGCCACGCGTTCGGCGGCGAGACGTACACCGGCGGCATCGCCACCGGCTGGGAGGCCGGTGTCGAGGGGCTGGACACCGCGGCGGAGTTCAACGACCTCTGTACGGGCTGCTCGCGCTGCGTGAACGCCTGCCCCGTCGAGATCGACATCCCGTGGATCAACACCGTCGTTCGCGACCGGGTCAACCGCGGCGCCGACGAGGGGCAGTTCGACCACCTCGTCGAGGGGCTCACGCCCGACGAGGAGCCGGGCGGGATGGACCTCGGCAAGCGCTTCTTCGGCAACTTCGAGACGGCGGCGAAGCTCGGGAGTGCGACGGCCCCGCTGTCGAACTGGCTCGCGAATGCGGGGCCGGTCCGCGCCGGAATGGAGCGCGTGCTGGGAATCGACGGCCGGCGCGACCTGCCCCAGTTCGAGCGGGAGACGTTCCGCGACTGGTTCGAGAAGCGAGGCGGCGCAGCCGCCTCGACGAAGCGAGCGCGGGAGACGCGAGCGGCCGGCGGCTCGCTGGTCCCCCGGGACGAGGCGACCCGCGAGGCGATCGTCTACCCCGACCTCTACACGAACTACGTCCGCCCGGGACGTGGGCGGGCCGCCGTCCGGGTGCTGGAAGCCCTCGGCGTGCACGTCGAGGTACCGGACGTTCCCTCCAGCGGTCGAGCGCCGCTCTCACAGGGGATGGTCGCCACCGCCGACGCGAAGGCCAGCCGGGTGTTCGGCGCGCTCGCGGAGCACCTCGACGCCGGCCGCGACGTGGTCGTGGTCGAACCGAGCGACCTCGCCATGTTCCGTCGGGAGTACGAGAAGTTCCTCCCGGACGCCTCCCATCAACGCCTGTCCGAGAACAGCTACGAGGCCGTCGAGTACGTCTTCGGCCTGCTGGAGAACGGCGGCGACGCCGACGTGCTGACCGGCCCCGACGCGGACGACCCGGGCGTAGCCTACCACAGCCACTGCCAGCAGCGGACCCTCGGCGCGGCCGCCCACACCCAGGCCGTGCTCGACCGACTCGGGTACGATGTCGTCCTCTCGGAGGCCGAGTGCTGTGGGATGGCTGGTAGCTTCGGCTACAAGCGCGACTACTACGAACTCAGTATGGCCGTCGGTGAGGACCTCGCGACGGAGTTCGGTGGGGTTCACGGGAACCGCCGGGTCGTCGCCAGCGGGACCTCGTGTCTCGACCAGTTGGACGACCTGCTCGACCGGAAGCCAGCGCACCCGGTGGAGTTGCTCGACCCAGCCCGGACGTAG
- a CDS encoding universal stress protein produces MDLSFETIVLAVGPQDDDRLDRLAQAVLQVAKPTDATVVLTHVFTQEQFENVAAEIDLPNATTEDVNTVLKRHQSVRRLERLLEEHDVDYDLRGVVGDVSDGIVSLAGETNADRVVVSGATRSPVGKAMFGSTTQDVLLGAPCPVTYVRSPAE; encoded by the coding sequence ATGGATCTCTCGTTCGAGACGATTGTCCTCGCCGTCGGGCCGCAGGACGACGACCGACTGGACCGGCTCGCGCAGGCCGTGCTGCAGGTCGCGAAACCGACCGACGCCACGGTCGTACTCACACACGTGTTTACGCAGGAACAGTTCGAGAACGTGGCCGCGGAGATTGACCTTCCAAATGCCACCACCGAGGACGTGAACACGGTGCTGAAGCGCCATCAGTCCGTTCGCCGTCTGGAACGGCTGCTCGAGGAGCACGACGTCGACTACGATCTCCGGGGCGTGGTCGGCGACGTCAGCGACGGGATCGTCAGCCTGGCCGGGGAGACGAACGCCGACCGCGTGGTCGTCTCCGGTGCAACGCGCTCGCCAGTCGGCAAGGCGATGTTCGGGAGCACGACGCAGGACGTGCTCCTCGGAGCGCCGTGTCCGGTGACGTACGTCCGGTCGCCGGCCGAGTAG